From the Periophthalmus magnuspinnatus isolate fPerMag1 chromosome 1, fPerMag1.2.pri, whole genome shotgun sequence genome, one window contains:
- the LOC117371689 gene encoding uncharacterized protein LOC117371689 — protein sequence MHGKGLGVFAVLASLLVSSAALPEKHTVTDNILQKILSRQDIIKDPGASETRIERRAHLSEDNREIMAKQLMHAISELMNSDCMSDRDYQGWVDFGRRDAEKP from the exons ATGCATGGCAAAGGACTTGGAGTTTTTGCTGTACTGGCCTCACTTCTCGTGTCCAGTGCAGCTTtacctgaaaaacacacagtgacGGACAATATCCTACAGAAGATTCTCTCCAGACAGGACATTATCAAAGACCCTGGTGCATCAGAGACTCGCATTGAGAGGCGGGCACATCTTTCTGAAGACAATCGCGAGATTATGGCCAAACAACTCATGCATGCCATCTCAG AATTGATGAACTCGGACTGCATGTCTGACCGGGACTACCAGGGCTGGGTGGACTTTGGACGCCGGGATGCAGAAAAGCCTTAA